Genomic DNA from Labeo rohita strain BAU-BD-2019 unplaced genomic scaffold, IGBB_LRoh.1.0 scaffold_543, whole genome shotgun sequence:
GCTGAGCAATAGCCGTCAAACTCCTTCACTGCGTAAAACCCACGAAGGATTCCCTTCTTTCCATTTCCAAAGTAGCCTGGCGGgaagtctttaaagaagtccccACACCAAAGGCATTGCGTCAATTTATATGACACCCGATACATCTCCTTGTGGTCACTGATACTCCAGTTGACAACACCTATTGTAAGAAAgagatttaaattattaaaaggtGCAAAGCTTAATGCAtttgcagttttaaaaaaaattgtgtgtagtGTATAAAGGAAACCTGTCtacttgtaaaaatatttaaaaaataaaataaaaaaaaaacttactgtcaAGCCAGGCAAAATGAGCCTTTTTCCTAAATGATGGCTCACCAACGACATCATGGAAAACCCGACAAGTCAGAGACAGTCTGAGGATAGCCACATCTCCATCCTCATTGACTCCATCCAGCAGGCATGACAGGGGAGGTACCTGTGTAATGACAGGAGAAGTCTGTCCTGAAAAAATAAGAAGCGGAGCAGTGGCTGCTGGGCTATGCAGGAGTGGAGATTGAGGTTCCTGGCCAGAAATACCCaacttttgtttacatttttgtagatGAGTAATGAACTGAACTTTTCTTATTACTGTAGCAGGACAGTAACAGCAATGGAAATGTGCATTTTCTCTACAGAGAAAATTGCACTTAACAATCACAAACTCtggaaaaaagtaacaaaaagcaCTTATGCTCTGATCAAATtgtataaatcaaaataatattactaGAGGTAAAATTATACTCACCATCATGATGTACTGCCAATTTTATATGATTCTTCACATGGTTATCTatggattgttgtgatgttgTTTTGTACCTCTCACAAAAAGGACAGTGGTACTGGTTACAGCACCGTGTGCACCTTGAAACTTCTGGGCAACTGctctttttaaagacatttgtcTAGAACAAGACAATAACAAATAGTAATCATTAGCTGATCAAAATTAGGTTAATCTTGCATTAGCCCTGTAGCCTGTACACATGGTATTATGTACTGATATAACGTTATAAGATTAAAATGTGAATCCATGTGCGCatcataagagtcatttcaGCTAAACACTAAGCGTCACGGGTTTACCGCTTCGGATACAAAACAATTCACCAGACTATAAATAttgaaacaacaaaacagtaaatgAAGATCCCAAAGATTAATTACCTACCGACATACAATAACTGTCGTTAATCTGGTCATCCGTGAAGAATCCAAtgctgcgtccgaaatcgcatacttccctactatatagtacgCGAAAAACAGTATGCGAGGCGAGTAGTATGTCCGAATTCATAGTATTCGAAATTCAGTAGGCGAGAAGTACCCGGATGACCTACTGCTTCCGCCCGAATTCTGTAGTACGCATATCATGGACACTTTCCTATCCCATGAGGCTCCGGGAGAGGAGGCGTCATATTCGAAAAATGGCGGAAAGTGGAGACGCGGCTCATTTCAATTGTAAGTACCTCAGGAAAAAACgttgtttattgtgattaaatgACACTTGTTTAACACAATCTAAATAAACGGATGACATTGTAAATCGAAacgttatttgataaataatctAGAAGCTGTCTACGAAGACGTGATCTGCCAGCAGCTGACCGACGCCTTCTCTGAGCTGTCTGTCCAATCAACGTTAAAACGCCGAACATTGCCGGTGCGGTGTTCGTGCAGTGGAGTCTCTTTAAATTTTCGCGCTGTTGTGACGACGCATGACACGTGATAACATCAATATGGCGGATGTAGTACGTCCGAATTCCATTCATACTACccacattcatactatatagaacGTACTTTTTAACGGTCGGGTAGtacgttcatatttaaatgtagtgCCTACTTAAGTAGTAtgcgatttcggacgcagcacaagagtcttcttcttcttcttcttcttgtatCATTTATTGGCGGTTGACAAGCCAACTTATGGTGTATTACCGCCACCAACTGGACTGGATTGTGAAGCTTCGACGGGggttacaacaaaaaaaaaaaaaaaaaaaaaaaaaaaaaaaaactaaattcttCCTTCCAATCCTGTAACTTTCAGATAATAGAGTATTTCTTTTTGCACTGTTGACTGTTCTGAAGCACAACTTAATAGAtttattaaactgaaattaGTTATACTTAGATCCTTCAATTTCTTAGTCAACTCGCCTCTTTCTCTATTATATGCTGTACAGTGTAGAAGTACATGTTCAATTGTCTCTACTTCACTACAGAATATACACAATCCAGTTTGGTGTTTTCCTATTATGTACAATGAATGATTTAACCCAGAATGTCCTATCCGCAGTCGTGTAATAATGATATCTTCTCTTCTGTTGTTGAGGCATACTCTCCCTTTACCAACTTGTTTTTGAATGCTATATAGGTGCCTACCCTTTATTCCCCTGTCCCACATTTCTTGccactttttattgatttgatttttaattattccttttatttctgctttacTTAGTGGAATTCGCACTTCAATAGTCGTATGTTTCATCGCCTGTTTAGCCAATTGGTCAACTATTTCATTCCCCTGTACTCCTACGTGAGCAGGTACCCATATGAACCTCAGGATTATACCCATATTTTGTATTCTGAGCAGATTTATAAGTATTTCATAAATCAATTCTTGCCTTACTTTCGATGTCCCACCTGACAAACTATTTAGAGATGATATAGAGTCTGAACAAATAACTGCCCTTGTTGGCTTAACTTCCTCTACCCACTGAATAGCCAACAAAATTGCTGTCAGCTCAGTAGTAAAAACAGATGCATAATTGGTTATCCTTTTCTGAATTTTGACTTGATATCTCTGAATGTATACAGCTGCAGCCGTATGCCCAGAAGCTGGATCCTTTGACCCATCAGTGAATATATGAAGCATAGAGGAATATGCTTGATCCAAATACTGTTGTACTACGACATCCTTATGTATAATTTTTTCGTTCTTAAACTTATATTGAAGATGAAAATCAACTTGAGGCATAGGAAGCAACCAAGGGGGAATATTTGGTATTACGACAGAAGGACTAACTGGAATATCAGTAATACCCAGATTCATAGCATCCTTATTTGCTGTCCAACCAAAACTTCTAATACCGTCATTTCCATATTCCCAACATTCTTTTAGTATTTCCTTAACTGGATGTGTCTCTGTATGTCCTTTTATATTAACCCAATAATTCATTGCTAACTTCAATTTACGCAACCTGAATCCAAGAGTCGAGTCTGCAGAACGGAGATAAAGCACGTGTGATCATTCACGAACTACCTACTGCGCATGCATCTATGACGTCACCAAAACAAACCACCGCGCATGCGCGTAACAACGTCCAGTACGTATTGGACCTGATCCAGCTACGTCATCGCGCTACAGGCTGCAGTAAGGACCTCTTGTGTTTTTTACcaataaacacaaatacaaagttctggcatgaaactctagatggcgcagtctGATAGATCTAACTCAATATGACATAATGAGATCATTATCACATgtcacagctgattggttctctcaTGTATTGGTAGACAGTGAGCTCACTGCTCAACATTCAGATATTTGGCTAATGCTTGTGGTAGCAGTTTGCAgcacacttaaaggggtcatcggatgcaaagttcactttttcatgttgtttgaacattaatgtgtgttggcagtgtatgtacaaatctacactataatgataaaaatccatgcagtggtttttaattaatcttaaaaataatatcccctttttcaaattaagccgttctcagatgcctgtcgttgtggcatcacaccaacagaggccgctcccacgatagtttgattgacatgagcgtcttacctcagatcagctgtaacagtccgacctccattgttttgctgccagagcagggatgttaGTTAgaaagaatatctccgattgagtgattgaggtgttgtgctgctggatgtaataatgaacatagtggtcgtcatttactccgacatctgagccgctgaagatgcagtagattacgtttgtttgtgaagggaatgcacctcccgatctacatatatctgcctatgttcacacaaatcattcatgatccagcttcagcagaagtgagtgtaaggggtttcttttttttatgaatctttgagATCGCatttcctaataacgtggtagttgcaagtttagcggctaaatgccgctaaagtaaacaggcttgtcactccacagagagaagagaggggcggggtgagcagagctaattaacatttaaagaaacctcgaccagaatgagatgatttttgctgagctgattttggcaaggtaaaaaaggtgttgctTTTCACTACTATTGAgagtttttaaccaaagtattttatagacttttcattaagaccctaaagaatcatggAAAAgaattgtggaaaatgggcatctgatgacccctttaagaaacatCTGACATCAGCAACTAAGAAAAGTGAATGCTCTTTTAATCCATGTGGTTTTGTGTATTGCGTGGTCTGCCTACTTCAAAAATGAGCAATCATAAACAAGTATAAACTAAGTGTCATGTTAGCAGCAGTTTGCATTGTATGCAGAAACACAATATTAAGCCTTTGTGTTTATACAGCTGGAGCAAAACGCAGTCTAGACTCTAGAGCATGTAATTGCTCCAAGGACACACAATAGTAATGGACAtgaaaacatgttaaatgaaaaaaaacattctcatGTATGCATTTCAACCGGGGTTCACTTTATTTAGCGACATAATCTCAATGTCACGTTTGTTTAAATCCAGGGGcatttctaggattttaaaacatcaggggctagtggtgttgggtgggagctcacatcatgctcacataagattctgttagacacaagtggttgaaccCGGATCCTTTACGGTGGGTCTGGGGGCATTAAACCgggggttaaagaccttgtcacactattaacaatagtaaatagtaatcactgcaaatagcaaacatatcaaagtattataacaaaattataaaattacaaaaatatgttagacaattaaaataatacatttgaaaatgcatttataactgtaacaaatatagtTGCATACAAAAATGGGGCcctattttttcctaaattcctttttattttatttttttcaaattctgttttctgttttcatttttctggtcttctttttaatggttaaatttaattttattaatcatgtgtaattaattaaaaccatgaatcttataaAATTTAccatcaatttatcaaaagttaaaaaacaataacatatttgggaccctatgaaatgttttattttttctcactttacattttattgttaccaaatatgttttagcatgtatgtttatttgattgcataaaaacagcttttatttatttttacaatagcctcATGGAATtctgtattgtgtattttttttttttttttctggttatcagatgaaggtatattgatttatttgatcttttaatgaaaattatattttatttttgtcaaataaaggggattggaaaatgtaaaacatggaagaaatactgtgtgaaaaaaaatacattttattaattaacagtagtagtagtaggcacgtacattatactgaatgatgaataaagttaaaccgaacatttattttgacgggttgccgacCTGCCCTGAATACAGttaaatttctgtgtatatatttgacgcttgttttactcaaatcaGTGAAATGCTTATGAAGTGACTTTTAagtgaaacggcagacgctgaaatcactgcgtGTCAGTATAACGTGTAGAAAACGAAACCGCGCATCCGCGCCGTTTATTCAtaaaagacacgcagaacatgcaggattcatatttaaatagtctttttcggcataatatttacagatactagtccatatcgcgacttgatttaagtttaatgaccaacttttgattatttaattcaaactttgaaaaatttcgtggaaatcatagggtcatacaaaaaacatttagggctggagtaaaaactttcggggctcgagccccaaatgattagccctagcgacgGCCCTGATAAATCTAAGATTGATGCTGCATTAGCTGTGCTGAGTGTTTGTTCAATTTCAGCTGCACACAGCGTCAAAAGCATGTgattttattaatcttaatggcTCTATACAATTAAAGAGTTTGTTATATTAATGGCAGTTATCAAATGACTAATTTAtgatattatgactttattaaTGATTCAGTTTGTATACTTCTGTTTGAGTTTGCGCCCTCTGCTGGCCAAGcactaaaatgcagtttaaaccaTCTCTGCTTATCTGGTTTGATTAGGTAACAATAAGTGAACAGCAGCATCATGAAGATACAAAGACTTATTTTAAGCCAcagttaattgttttttttttctgctcttcagactgtttttattttcttcttcttctgtaaATGTGTGCTAATTTGTGGAAGAAGCCTTCAGACCTGCACAGGAGATAATAGACAAAAAATTGCTCATGGTTTGGTTTAACACTCCACTGTGAGTCCACATGGTTCTTAACTTTGGTCAGTCAGTGTATTTCATCACAGTGAGTCAGAAGAGTTTAGCAAAGAGGAAAGGGAAGAGGCGGAGctgtttgttttctaaaaatatattttaagagtgCAAGATAGACAGAAAAACAAGGCACAACGGAGGTACTCACGGCATCTCTGACTGCTGAAGAATGTACAGATTCACAGGAGTGAGAGTTTTATCAacagtgatgatgatgaagaccctcctcctcctcacagTCTGTAAgatgttgttttctttgcagtATCAACATgcatgttgttcttttttattaactattgaCTCACTGAGATCAAATTGTGTGAGTGCACGTGTCTTTACGTGTAGGTCTTATgtctttgtgcattttttttttaagtttgctgTCAGTATCTGATCATAAGACACTTATTAAAAGAGGAAGTGgattttgattgacaggtcaCATGGGTGATGCTGCTGACACTGTGACTGGCATCACAGGAGGAAGTGTCATCATCAACTGTGTGTATAGTCATGAAAATGTGAAGACCAGAGAAAATGCAAAAAGCTTTTGCAAAATGTTAGACAGCGAATGTACAACGGTGACAGAAGTGAAGAATGATTTATGGATCCCAGAAGAGAGATTCTCTATGATTGATGATAAATCTCTGGGTCTGGTTAATGTGCTCATTAGAAACCTGACCGTAAATGACAGCGGGACATACAGATGTAAAGCCGACAGCACGTGGTTTCAGGAGGTGAAATTCAATGTGGAACAAggtagaaattaatatttctttaacAAATTGTGCTCGCTTTCTCTGTCAGGCATTTAGGCTTATCATCTTATGataagacagttttttttttttttttttgttttgttttgttttgttttgtttttttcaccatcAACTATTGTTACACAAATTGGAATTAAAATTCTTTTGGTTCAGAGTCGTGTTGTGTGACGTCAGAGGAACAGACTGCTTATATATTAGGAACTGCTGTCATCCACTGCAAATATCCAGAAAAATATAAAGATCACCCAAAGCATTTGTACAAAGTGGAGAATGGATCATTAGTGTCTCTTATTCATATATTTGGAGGTTCAGACACCAATGAGAGATTTTCTCTGAATGATAATGAACAGAAGCATGTCCTCACTGCAACTATTGCCAATGTGAGTAGACGTGATGATGGGGTGTATTTCTGTGGAACAGGCAACACACCACATGCTTTCCTTTTCAAAGAGATTCAACTTCATGTTTCAGGTGAGAAACAATTTGCAGCAAAATTACACATTAAATGTACATGTAAGTTCATCTCATTTTGATTCTTGACCTTTCATGTAGGCGACAAAGGAAAAGCAAGAACAGATGCTTCAGTCCAGTCTGGTgagttctttaaaataaatgaaattgatTATTATGATGCTGAAATTGGATTAATGACCATTTAGAGTATAAGAGTTAAAGTGGTTTGCTGGTAAAGTGATACTTGCAGAGCTTGCCTTGGCAGTAGTGATGGGTAAAACAAAggtttttgaaaatctgaattaatcaaaatattgcgccATAAAATGGTTCactgttttaaaacattgtaaatgcaacaaaagcccagcacaaatatgcattatatcACATACAAACCAATTTGAAATGATTTACTGAAAGTGACATTTGTTAAATGCAATTAACAGATCAAGTAGTACCATTAAATGTGAattgtctgtataatatgtgttaTTTTATCACTTTGTAAGGCTTGTTTATGGAAAGCTTTGCTAAGCAGGCCAGTAAACCCAGCAGGCACCGGACGTCAATGTAATGTCAGGTTGATGTTGGATCCCAATAACGGACAGATGTTGTATAGTGGTTGAGAATGGAAATTGGGTTGACGTCAGTGTTTGATGTCAATTTGATATTGACTTCACGTTGGATTTTGGTTGCACAAcctgaaaacaacaaaacagctgaCAAACAAACGTCACAAAcaaaatttaaccaaatatcaacAACTGACCGTGATTGTGACTGACTGTGGTGAAAATAGTTGCAGAGTACTTCAGTTTGAGTTTTACTGGATTGTTTGTGTTGGTCTTGTTGCTAGACTGATATTATTGTGGATTGTTCCTTCAACACTCATGCTCATATCTACACAGCTGTGATCTTGCTGGTGATGCTTCATTCTGTGgtttgaatttattttctttactgTGTTTTGTGTCATTCTGCAGATCTCTACATCATCATTTTAGTGGTTATGTGTTTGATTCTGTTGCTAGCCGGAGGACTGACTTTGTTGTTGCTCAATCAGAGATGTAAAAAGACGCACGGTACAAACACAAATGCTCCGAAATCAAATGTGATGCTGAAATCTTTTAACTTCTGTATTCTTGTATGTTCACTTTCATGCTTTCAACATTTTGTGCATCCACAGGTTCAGGCTCATCACATCAGGGGAACATGAGAGAGGGTGATGATGAGGTAAAATTGCTTCTTCATTGTTTATCTGTTAGCATGACTACAGTATTTCTCAAACAGTGTAGAACAATGTTTACAAAAGTAATTGTAAATCATAGAACTGAAAATGTTATTCAGTTAAAATAATGAACCTGATTCTTTCAGGGAGTCTCATCTCCTCATTATGAAGTGGTCTCAGACTCTGGAAACACACCATTACGCCCGTCTGCTCAGAAGCCCATCAGTTTAAACACGGTTTATGACACGGCACGTTTACCCACAAACCCCTCTGACAGTGATTTCTACACACTGGCTGAACAGCCTCAAAATATGACATGTATGTGATTCAGTATGTTgccatttattacaataaataaatttttgccAGTTTGTCATTTGGGACCCTCCTTTTTGTTAACAAAATAATCAATAGTGCACTACTGTCATCTGTCATATAGTCTACATATGCTGGCATGAAAATCTAAAcagtatatgtgtatataaataacaacAGTTTTGTTGTTCACGTTATGATTAGATTGTCCAAATGTGATTTAATGGCTTTTAAATAGGGCAGAATAgactattttaaagtaattgttcattttgaaaCCGGTCCTTTCATAATTGAACATCGTCAAATTAAATgcctttaaatgcattttatctcAATCTGGTGTCACAAAACAGCAGTGTGGCTAAGAGGTGTCGTTCGTGTCTTGGTCGAAAATCTGCTCACTGAAGAGGTCAGTTTCATCATGTGTCTGTTTGAGGTCGAGCTTAATCTCTATGTAATCATGTATTTGTGGATTCTTATCATCTTTATTATTGTTCACTATATTGCTGCTTATCTCCAGTCTGTTTTTACTCTGGTGACTGTCTTTCTTCTGTCATTTCAGTCCACTCATACTGTGTGTTATTATGAACCGCTCGTTTGCACAGACAGCTACGGTTTGGGCCCCTACGATCCTCACCTCACCTATTCCATCGTCATATTTCAAACTACAGACCATTGTTGATTCATgatcaaatgattcaaatgattcactgttttgtgtaaatgcaatgaaaacttaaaaaaaaaaaaatgttttgttagaaatgtattaaatgcaattaacaaACCATCTACcattaaatgtgatttatgtATAGGCCtaatatgttttcttttattaaattgtggaacttatttttttattaagggtCTAATTGTCTCAACAGACCAATCAGACTATTTACTAATCTTCctttttattatacaaatgtGGTGTTAAAATGTCTGTGCATTTATAAAGTTGATCTGAGATCAGTTAAAAAGCATTGGCACTGATTCATGGCTTCACAGAGATCATTGATTCCTAGCGGCGAACCATTACAATTTTGAAACATTGAAAAAATTCTGATGTAACAAAGACTTGTTTACGGAAATCTTTTGACTTTGGTTATTTGATATGTGCCCTGATTCACTGGTTTTGAAGCTTCAAATGCATGTAACCATATTAATGGCTCAAAAACAGGACTGACAGCCACATTCTGTATGAATGTCTGGCATTTAAAAAGATATATGCCAGTTATTGCCTTATCTACAGCCATTGGTGCTTGGAACCTGATGACAGGCAGTATTGAATTGTTGTCCGTTCAAGTTTGGTCTTCTAATCTCATGTTCCTACTATTTTTCTACTATTCCCCACTATGATGTTTGTAGTAGGCCTATATTAATGCAGATACATGCATCAGTACACTGTATATGGAATAacattgtcttgttttttttttttttttttttttttttttttttttttgttttttttccagcaaacacaaatacaaagtTCTGGTATGAAACCATAGTTGGCACAGTTCGACAGACCTAAGTGAATatgacataatgacatcattatcacatgtcacagctgattggttctctcctgtatcCATAGCCAATGAGCtcgctgctcaacattcaaatatttgGCTAATGCTTGTAGTAGCAGTTTACAGTGCACTTCAGAAACATCTGAAATCAACATCTAAGATAAGTGAAGGTTATTTTAATccatataaatgtgtgtattgCATGGACAGCCTAATTAGAAAATGAGCAAtcataaacaaatttaaactaAGTGTCTTGTTGGCAGCAGTTTGCATCATATGCAggaacaaaatattaagcatattAGCAGCAGCATTTAGCATTTGTGTTTATACATCTGGAGCAAAACGCAGTCTAGAATCTAGAGCATGTAATTTCTCTGAGGACACACAATAGTAGCAGACAAGAAAACAGGTTAAATGAAATAAGCATTCTCATGTATGCATTTCAACCAGGGTTCACTTTATTCAGCAACGTAATCTCATTGTCACGTTTGTTTAAATCTAAGATTGATGTTTCATTAGCTGTGCTGAGTGTGTGGTCAAATTCAGCTGCATGCAGTGTCAAAAGCATGTGCTTTTATTGATCCTAATGGCTCAGTGCTATGGCCCTCTACTGTTCAAgcattaaaatgcagtttttaaccATCTCTGCTTATCTGGTTTGACTGATTATTAGGTAACAATCAGTGAACAGCAGCATCACgatttatggaaaaaaaagatacGAAGACTTTCAAGCCACAGTTGAATGCAAGCATCATGTTTTGTCGGCTCTTCACACAACTGTGAGCAGGCCTGAATAAAAATTGAGAGATTACATAGATTATTAATCCATATGCACACACCTTTTACACGTTTTACTGAATttcctttttaatatttatttacattttatttacattttattttggtttttaaatgcattagcTTTTTGTCAATCCACTGgttcagatttaaaaatatgtttcgCTTTTGGAATATATAGAGTAATCTATATAAGATAGCAATTATTGTCTTTCTGTTGACAAGGGTTTTGTTGACTATAAATTTGACCTTTGAAATTTGAGGCAAGTGCAACTCTTTGGTCAATTGTTTGTGCGCAGTGGTGTgatgaaaatttaaataaaaatacagatttttaaacataaagGTATCCCCTTGGACTTGGTAAAAGATAATCTGTTTACCATCTTGACtggaaaatactatttcatggtcagtttgtcatttattatttgctAATGTTAGTGAATGTTTACATAAGAGTGCACAGTCCTACTAACATAATAAACCGAAAGCAATCTTTATGtgacatttcaaatgttttaatttgatcat
This window encodes:
- the LOC127161099 gene encoding uncharacterized protein LOC127161099 isoform X4; this encodes MLGSKCTMVTEVKNDLWIPEERFSMTDDKSLGLINVLIRNLTINDSGTYRCKADSQLIQEVKLDLDQESCCVTSEEQTAYILGTAVIHCKYPEKYKDHPKHLYKVENGSLVSLIHIFGGSDTNERFSLNDNEQKHVLTATIANVSRRDDGVYFCGTGNTPHAFLFKEIQLHVSGDKGKARTDASVQSDLYIIILVVMCLILLLAGGLTLLLLNQRCKKTHGSGSSHQGNMREGDDEGVSSPHYEVVSDSGNTPLRPSAQKPISLNTVYDTARLPTNPSDSDFYTLAEQPQNMTSVWLRGVVRVLVENLLTEEVSFIMCLFEVELNLYVIMYLWILIIFIIVHYIAAYLQSVFTLVTVFLLSFQSTHTVCYYEPLVCTDSYGLGPYDPHLTYSIVIFQTTDHC